Proteins encoded by one window of Vigna radiata var. radiata cultivar VC1973A chromosome 5, Vradiata_ver6, whole genome shotgun sequence:
- the LOC106759713 gene encoding zinc-finger homeodomain protein 2 — translation MEFDDHEDQEEEEEEEEEEEEMGFSVPAPGYDSFGNAAPRSKMSAAEGLPATVNSGRKSGSAGTSRYRECQKNHAVSIGGHAVDGCCEFLAAGEEGTLEAVICAACNCHRNFHRKEIDGEISPYQLRSQPQPQPQPLHPQYHHQFSPYYHRGPPPSSAGYLHPHHLLTTPVSQHRPLALPPLASGGVFSREEEDMSNPSSSGGGGGGFGGGGSGSGTKKRFRTKFTQEQKDKMLAFAEKLGWRIQKHDEGAVEQFCAETCVKRHVLKVWMHNNKHTLANSEQRSAGNGSNHLNSSTIIENSELS, via the exons ATGGAATTTGACGACCACGAAGAccaggaggaggaagaagaggaagaggaggaggaagaggaaatGGGATTCTCGGTGCCGGCGCCGGGTTACGATTCCTTCGGAAACGCGGCGCCCAGGTCTAAAATGAGCGCAGCCGAGGGACTTCCGGCCACCGTTAACTCCGGTCGAAAAAGCGGCTCGGCGGGGACGAGCAGATACAGAGAATGTCAGAAGAATCATGCCGTCAGCATCGGCGGTCACGCCGTCGATGGCTGCTGCGAGTTCTTGGCCGCGGGAGAGGAAGGCACGCTGGAGGCCGTAATTTGCGCGGCCTGTAATTGCCACCGCAATTTTCACCGCAAGGAGATCGACGGCGAAATCAGCCCGTACCAACTGCGCTCGCAGCCGCAGCCGCAGCCTCAACCGCTGCATCCTCAGTATCACCACCAATTCTCCCCTTACTACCACCGCGGGCCACCACCTTCCTCCGCGGGATACCTCCACCCCCACCACCTGTTAACCACTCCGGTGTCGCAGCACCGGCCTTTGGCTCTACCACCGCTGGCTTCGGGAGGAGTGTTCAGTAGAGAAGAGGAGGACATGTCAAACCCCAGCTCGAGCGGCGGCGGAGGTGGCGgttttggtggtggtggtagcgGCAGTGGAACGAAGAAGAGGTTTAGGACAAAATTCACGCAGGAGCAGAAGGATAAGATGCTGGCATTTGCGGAGAAGCTAGGGTGGAGAATTCAGAAGCACGACGAAGGTGCCGTGGAACAATTCTGCGCTGAAACTTGTGTGAAGAGACACGTGCTGAAGGTCTGGATGCACAATAACAAACACACTCTTG CTAATTCAGAGCAACGTTCAGCTGGGAATGGATCGAATCACTTGAACAGCTCCACCATAATTGAGAATTCTGAACTCTCTTAA